A window of Psychroflexus sp. ALD_RP9 contains these coding sequences:
- a CDS encoding DUF7033 domain-containing protein, with protein sequence MEILVYVPQNTSRLHYIFDQICGELLGFKVKFTSKVENFIAFQGVKFSYAKNRLGNEVFIQQFGLLEEQGISDVSIIVETWEDLDVPCFFRVSNDSDLPFDIFSASFYLLSRYEEYQPHVKNEFSCYPFEESLAYQKQFLHLPVVEIWAAQFKAILSKKFNLQATTSKYSLQLNIAIAEAFAYNHRGFVRLVGASFRDIFNLKFKSIYYRIKSILRLSKDPYDVYDELILFSRKHHISTHFFFQLSNYTRNSKSISHHKRIYHKLIKSMGDYSQLGILPGYEAIHDIKILGKEKKRWQAIVNRNLNSSLIKNYGINFPTTFEYLNKLEIQRDFSMGYPNQLGYRAGTATPFYFYDLSLEQVSKLKLIPYVMNSKLLEKANFSGLEAQLMRLKLVLKKHRLPLYLVVSNADFSQNYLKNKLFKLFDKLS encoded by the coding sequence ATGGAAATTCTAGTTTATGTTCCCCAAAATACATCACGATTGCATTACATTTTTGATCAAATTTGTGGTGAGCTGCTAGGTTTTAAAGTTAAATTTACATCAAAAGTCGAAAATTTTATTGCCTTTCAAGGCGTAAAGTTTTCTTATGCAAAAAATAGGTTGGGGAATGAAGTATTTATTCAACAATTTGGTTTGCTTGAAGAACAAGGTATCTCAGATGTTAGCATTATTGTAGAGACCTGGGAAGATCTAGATGTTCCATGCTTTTTTAGAGTTTCAAACGATAGTGATTTACCATTTGATATTTTTTCAGCAAGCTTTTATCTATTGAGTCGTTATGAAGAGTATCAACCACATGTTAAAAATGAGTTTTCATGTTATCCTTTTGAAGAGTCTTTAGCTTATCAAAAACAGTTTTTACATCTTCCAGTCGTTGAAATTTGGGCAGCACAATTTAAAGCAATTTTGTCTAAAAAATTTAATCTGCAAGCTACAACTTCTAAATACTCACTTCAACTAAATATTGCTATTGCTGAAGCTTTTGCCTACAATCATCGTGGATTTGTGAGGCTTGTTGGTGCTAGTTTTCGTGATATTTTCAACTTAAAATTTAAATCTATTTATTACCGCATAAAATCTATATTACGATTATCTAAAGACCCATATGATGTTTATGATGAATTAATTTTGTTTTCAAGAAAGCATCACATCTCAACCCATTTTTTCTTTCAGTTAAGTAATTATACTAGAAACTCTAAAAGTATCAGTCATCACAAGCGCATATATCACAAGTTAATAAAATCAATGGGAGATTATTCTCAATTAGGAATTTTACCGGGTTACGAAGCTATTCATGATATAAAAATACTTGGTAAAGAGAAAAAACGATGGCAAGCCATTGTAAATAGAAATTTAAATTCTTCACTCATTAAGAATTACGGTATTAATTTTCCTACTACTTTTGAATATTTAAATAAGCTTGAGATTCAGCGAGATTTCTCAATGGGTTATCCTAATCAACTTGGTTATCGAGCTGGTACAGCCACACCTTTTTATTTTTATGATTTGAGTTTAGAGCAAGTATCAAAGCTAAAACTCATACCTTATGTGATGAATAGTAAATTACTTGAAAAAGCTAACTTCAGTGGGCTTGAGGCGCAATTAATGAGATTAAAGCTGGTATTAAAAAAACATCGGTTACCACTATATCTAGTCGTATCAAATGCAGATTTTAGTCAAAATTACCTAAAAAATAAGTTATTTAAATTATTTGATAAACTTTCTTAA
- the radC gene encoding RadC family protein, whose amino-acid sequence MKTANQTTNLSIKSLSADDRPREKLLAKGKTSLSDAELLAIIIGSGNRNESAVVLCQRILQSYQHKLQHLSKASVEEFMQFKGIGEAKAISLIAAIELGRRRRLEDALELEKITSSQDAFEVMQPIIGELNYEEFWVLMLNNSNKIIHKYHLSKGGITGTMVDTRLLFKKAIAQNTTSIILAHNHPSGTLKPSQSDKSITDKIKQAGKILDIKLLDHLIITEKSYFSFADEALI is encoded by the coding sequence ATGAAAACAGCTAACCAAACTACAAATTTAAGCATCAAATCTTTATCTGCAGACGATCGTCCTCGAGAAAAACTGTTGGCAAAAGGAAAAACTAGTTTATCTGATGCTGAACTGCTCGCTATAATAATTGGCTCTGGCAATAGAAACGAATCGGCTGTTGTGCTTTGTCAGCGTATTTTGCAAAGTTATCAACATAAGTTACAGCATCTTTCTAAAGCCAGTGTTGAAGAGTTTATGCAATTTAAAGGAATCGGAGAAGCAAAAGCTATAAGTTTGATAGCAGCGATAGAATTGGGTAGGCGTCGACGTTTGGAAGATGCGCTTGAGTTAGAAAAAATCACCTCTAGTCAAGATGCTTTTGAAGTTATGCAACCGATTATTGGCGAGTTAAATTATGAAGAGTTTTGGGTGCTAATGCTAAATAATTCTAATAAAATTATTCATAAATATCATTTAAGTAAAGGTGGTATCACAGGTACAATGGTAGACACTCGTTTATTATTTAAAAAAGCGATAGCACAAAACACAACTAGTATTATTCTAGCTCATAATCATCCATCTGGTACGTTGAAGCCAAGTCAGTCTGATAAATCAATAACAGATAAAATAAAACAAGCTGGTAAAATTTTAGATATAAAACTACTTGACCACCTGATTATCACAGAAAAATCTTACTTTAGTTTCGCAGATGAAGCTTTGATTTAG
- a CDS encoding FMN-binding negative transcriptional regulator, with translation MQKKLNHLNKKFQQATSKQVEAMINYFPLAEIITARKDTILVSEIPLLYTKNKLIGHIANSNPQLEHFKQNQKLKVIFCGPQAYISPELFQTEELPTFNFARLHIEGDIYLKSTESMLQDVKLLYQHLDTSTSDLFRSQQTKINKLSQYITGFSIDIKSIDFRFKLSQDKSKQHQLTALNELETASIEAIQKYLECFLKSNFPVD, from the coding sequence GTGCAAAAAAAATTAAACCACCTCAACAAGAAGTTTCAACAGGCAACATCAAAACAAGTTGAAGCTATGATTAATTACTTTCCGTTAGCTGAAATAATTACAGCTAGAAAAGATACTATTTTAGTATCAGAAATTCCACTTTTATACACCAAAAATAAATTAATTGGCCATATTGCTAACTCGAATCCGCAGCTTGAACATTTTAAACAGAATCAAAAATTGAAAGTCATTTTTTGTGGACCACAAGCTTACATATCTCCTGAGTTATTTCAGACTGAAGAATTACCAACTTTCAATTTTGCACGCCTTCATATTGAAGGAGATATTTATTTGAAATCAACTGAAAGTATGCTACAAGATGTTAAACTTTTATACCAACATCTAGACACTTCAACTAGTGACTTGTTTCGATCACAACAAACTAAGATTAATAAACTTAGCCAATATATCACAGGTTTTAGTATTGATATTAAATCTATTGATTTCCGCTTTAAATTAAGTCAAGACAAATCAAAGCAACATCAGCTAACTGCCTTAAATGAACTAGAAACAGCTTCAATTGAGGCTATTCAAAAATATTTAGAGTGCTTTTTAAAATCTAACTTTCCAGTTGATTAG
- a CDS encoding UDP-N-acetylmuramate--L-alanine ligase: MHIHFIAIGGSAMHSLAIALHQKGDTITGSDDQIFEPSRSKLKTVGLLPQDGWFPDKITSDIDIVIVGMHAKPDNPELLKAKDLGLSIMSYPEFLFEHSKQKTRVVIGGSHGKTTITAMILHVLHYHNREVDYMLGAQLDGFENSVHLTQENDFILLEGDEYLSSPIDLRPKFHLYQPNIALLSGIAWDHINVFPTFEDYVKQFEVFLETMTNGSTLVYNENDPVLAELAKNATKPTRKHAYTIPNYSIEDGDTFIETPEGDLPLEIFGEHNLENLAGAKWICQHMGIDEDDFYEAIASFKGASKRLELLFKNDKIALYKDYAHSPSKVKATTSAVKKQYPKRHLIACLELHTYSSLNQNFLAEYKHALDQADEAVVFYSPKAVEIKQLDTLGKQDILEAFGRDDLQVFTSPENFKAFLDLKEFKHDVLLMMSSGNYGGLDLDKFTNQLES; the protein is encoded by the coding sequence ATGCATATCCATTTTATAGCAATTGGCGGTAGTGCAATGCACAGTTTAGCTATTGCCTTACATCAAAAAGGCGATACAATTACCGGAAGCGATGACCAGATTTTTGAGCCATCAAGGTCAAAACTTAAAACAGTCGGACTTTTACCACAAGATGGCTGGTTTCCAGACAAAATTACCTCTGACATAGATATTGTTATTGTTGGAATGCATGCAAAACCTGATAATCCTGAACTTTTAAAAGCTAAAGATTTAGGTTTAAGTATAATGTCTTATCCTGAATTTTTATTTGAACATTCAAAACAAAAAACTAGAGTTGTAATTGGTGGTTCTCACGGTAAAACAACTATTACAGCCATGATTTTACATGTATTGCATTACCATAATAGAGAAGTAGATTACATGTTAGGTGCGCAACTAGATGGTTTTGAAAACTCTGTTCACTTAACTCAGGAAAATGATTTTATTTTGTTAGAAGGCGATGAGTATCTTTCTTCACCAATAGACTTACGGCCAAAATTTCACCTTTATCAACCCAATATTGCTTTGTTAAGTGGTATTGCTTGGGATCATATTAATGTATTCCCGACTTTTGAAGACTATGTTAAACAGTTTGAGGTTTTTTTAGAAACGATGACTAATGGCTCAACTTTAGTCTATAATGAAAACGATCCTGTTTTAGCCGAATTGGCTAAAAATGCCACTAAACCGACCCGAAAACATGCTTATACAATTCCAAATTATTCAATTGAAGATGGAGATACATTTATTGAAACCCCAGAAGGTGATTTACCGCTTGAAATTTTTGGTGAGCACAACTTAGAAAACTTAGCTGGAGCTAAATGGATTTGCCAACACATGGGCATTGATGAAGATGATTTTTATGAAGCCATAGCAAGCTTTAAAGGTGCTTCAAAACGTTTAGAGCTTTTATTTAAGAATGATAAAATTGCGTTGTACAAAGACTATGCGCATTCTCCATCTAAGGTAAAAGCTACAACAAGTGCAGTTAAAAAGCAATATCCTAAGCGCCATCTTATCGCTTGTTTAGAGTTACACACCTATAGTAGCCTGAATCAGAATTTTTTGGCCGAATATAAGCATGCCTTAGATCAAGCCGATGAGGCAGTTGTGTTTTACTCACCAAAGGCAGTTGAAATTAAACAGCTCGATACACTTGGTAAACAAGACATCCTAGAAGCTTTTGGGCGAGACGATTTACAGGTGTTTACATCCCCTGAAAATTTTAAGGCTTTTTTAGACTTAAAAGAATTTAAGCATGATGTCTTACTAATGATGAGTAGCGGGAATTATGGTGGTTTAGACCTCGATAAATTTACTAATCAACTGGAAAGTTAG
- a CDS encoding tetratricopeptide repeat protein — MKYFWFVIFIIISFQSWSQNQLFEAKQAYDEANYKQAKTLLIDYLKNNQDNVESRVLLGQTYARLEQWEKAAEINKVLVKQFPNNAEYHFRYGGALGLYAKSVNRFKALTLLGDVKLHLKKATILDSKHIESRWALVQLYMELPGIIGGSKSTAYKYANQLETISPVDAALAKGYIESYDGNFSQAEKYYTKAVAIGKSKTCFEKLIGLYKDFNKTKQLVSTAIKAYHVTNHLNFIFQLNSIEDLASYQTSDLKSILSQVSVQNLSSKEKLKLNQLKSKLAL, encoded by the coding sequence ATGAAATATTTTTGGTTTGTAATCTTTATTATTATAAGCTTTCAAAGTTGGTCACAAAATCAATTATTTGAAGCTAAACAAGCTTATGATGAGGCTAATTATAAACAAGCTAAAACACTACTTATAGATTATTTGAAAAATAATCAAGATAATGTAGAAAGTCGAGTACTGCTTGGTCAAACTTATGCGAGGTTAGAGCAGTGGGAAAAAGCAGCTGAAATTAATAAGGTATTAGTTAAACAGTTTCCTAATAATGCCGAATATCATTTTAGATATGGTGGTGCTTTAGGTTTATACGCCAAATCAGTTAACCGTTTTAAGGCATTAACTTTGTTAGGTGATGTTAAGCTACATTTAAAAAAAGCTACCATACTCGACTCTAAACATATAGAATCACGTTGGGCATTGGTTCAACTTTATATGGAATTGCCAGGTATTATCGGTGGAAGCAAATCAACGGCCTATAAATATGCCAACCAGCTTGAAACTATAAGTCCTGTAGATGCCGCACTAGCAAAAGGTTATATTGAATCATATGACGGTAACTTCAGCCAAGCAGAAAAATATTACACCAAAGCAGTAGCTATCGGAAAATCAAAAACTTGTTTCGAAAAATTAATCGGGTTATATAAAGATTTCAACAAAACCAAACAACTAGTTTCAACTGCTATAAAGGCATACCATGTTACTAATCATTTAAATTTTATTTTTCAACTCAACTCAATTGAAGATTTAGCATCTTATCAAACTTCAGATTTGAAGTCAATTTTATCTCAAGTATCAGTTCAAAACTTATCATCTAAAGAAAAACTGAAATTAAATCAACTTAAGTCAAAATTAGCTTTATAA
- the rodA gene encoding rod shape-determining protein RodA yields the protein MSAQKTILQIDWLSIMLIALLIGFGWGNIYSTTLTSANAHILDFSAIYGKQILFIALGFLLVIIITSIEVKFYERFASIIYLLAILSLVGVLFFGKTIAGQTAWYSFGSFSIQPAEFVKAAVSLAMAKYLSEIQVSLKLFKYQLKAFFIIAVPVGLIMLQPDAGSALIYASFILPMYREGLPHWYLTISISAAILFVLTLKFGGIIVSVVLVLILVLAYILNKNKRKKLWKYLVIGLLGVGFSFSVSYIFNNVLLPHQQDRFEVLLSDQVDIKGSAFNLYQSQVAIGSGGLTGKGWLKGTQTQGKFVPEQHTDYIFSTVGEEWGFIGSSIIILLFACLILRLYYLAERQKSQFNRVFGYSVIGILFFHFFVNIAMVIGLFPTVGIPLPFFSYGGSGLWGFLILIFIFLKFDAKRSSLN from the coding sequence GTGAGTGCTCAAAAAACAATTTTACAGATAGACTGGTTAAGCATTATGCTTATAGCATTGCTTATAGGTTTTGGCTGGGGTAATATTTATTCTACGACATTAACTTCAGCCAATGCTCATATACTTGATTTTTCTGCTATTTACGGTAAACAAATTTTATTTATTGCTTTAGGCTTTTTGCTTGTTATTATTATCACTTCTATTGAAGTGAAATTCTATGAACGCTTTGCAAGTATTATTTACTTATTGGCTATACTATCTTTAGTTGGTGTTCTCTTTTTTGGTAAAACAATTGCTGGCCAGACTGCCTGGTATTCGTTTGGGTCGTTTAGTATTCAGCCTGCAGAATTTGTAAAAGCAGCTGTATCTTTAGCAATGGCAAAATATTTAAGCGAAATACAAGTAAGTTTAAAATTGTTTAAATACCAATTAAAGGCCTTTTTTATTATTGCCGTACCAGTAGGTCTAATTATGTTACAGCCAGATGCTGGCAGTGCGCTAATTTATGCTTCATTTATTTTGCCAATGTATCGTGAAGGTCTTCCGCATTGGTACTTAACTATTTCAATTTCAGCTGCAATACTATTTGTTCTAACGTTAAAGTTTGGAGGAATCATTGTATCAGTTGTGCTAGTTCTGATTTTAGTTTTAGCATATATTCTGAATAAAAATAAAAGAAAAAAACTTTGGAAGTATTTAGTTATCGGATTGTTAGGGGTTGGTTTTTCTTTTTCTGTAAGTTATATATTTAATAATGTTTTGTTGCCTCATCAGCAAGACCGATTTGAAGTTTTATTAAGTGATCAAGTTGATATTAAAGGCTCTGCATTTAATTTATATCAAAGTCAAGTTGCGATAGGTAGTGGTGGCTTAACTGGAAAAGGTTGGCTAAAAGGTACCCAAACACAAGGTAAATTTGTGCCAGAACAGCATACAGATTATATTTTTAGCACTGTTGGTGAAGAATGGGGATTTATTGGTTCAAGTATCATCATTCTTCTGTTTGCTTGTCTTATTTTAAGACTGTATTATCTTGCAGAACGACAAAAATCGCAATTCAACCGAGTTTTTGGTTATTCAGTTATTGGTATTTTATTTTTTCATTTCTTTGTTAACATTGCAATGGTAATTGGCTTATTTCCTACTGTCGGAATTCCTTTACCATTTTTTAGTTACGGAGGCTCAGGTTTGTGGGGATTTTTAATACTGATTTTTATTTTTCTAAAATTTGACGCCAAACGAAGCAGTTTAAATTAA
- the mrdA gene encoding penicillin-binding protein 2 — protein MRKILPVLLVCITALIFLARLVYIQLIDDSYDDVSKNIAIRKVFDYPQRGYIYDRNGKLLVGNQPAYDVMVIPNELESFDTLELANLLKLTPERLKEQIKKAFIYSPKLASVITPQLTKSEYAYVQEKMYKYKGFFIQKRSLRDYDVKHSSNILGYIAEVNNRDISKNPYYQSGDFIGRQGVEQQYEEELRGQRGVKHFLRDRFNRNIKSFKNGAFDTLPQKGKDITLTIDSELQAYGELLMKNKRGGIVAIQPSSGEILSLVTAPSYDPDLLVGRKRSRNFTRLYYDSISKPLYNRALQAVYPPGSPFKALTGLIALQENVVEVEENFKCYGGYTYGRGARMGCHAHSSPVALISGIAYSCNTYFAQIYRRSIEKFDTPQEGIDVWAKHLRSFGLGNFLGYDLPVGRAGLVPDAEYYNRAYNYPKYKWYATATLSNAIGQGEVLTTPIQLANVTAAIANRGWFYKPHILKEIDGKTITEPKYTEKQFTTINQEHFEPIIEGMHDVYNYGTARFLRIPGIEVCGKTGTAQNKAKINGKIVELEDHSIFVAFAPKEDPKIAIAVFVENGGYGSTYAGRISSLMIEKYLKDKIERTDLEQWILNQSLEEEYAKPYKTKELDTISQ, from the coding sequence GTGAGAAAAATACTACCTGTTTTACTAGTTTGCATTACGGCTTTAATATTTTTAGCACGTCTAGTTTATATTCAGTTAATAGACGATTCTTATGATGATGTTTCTAAAAATATTGCTATCAGAAAAGTTTTTGATTACCCGCAAAGAGGCTATATATATGATCGAAATGGTAAACTTTTAGTTGGTAATCAACCTGCTTACGACGTGATGGTTATACCAAATGAGTTAGAGTCATTTGATACACTTGAACTCGCGAATTTATTAAAATTAACACCTGAGCGGCTAAAAGAACAAATTAAAAAGGCTTTTATCTATTCACCTAAATTGGCTTCAGTCATTACACCGCAACTCACCAAAAGCGAGTACGCGTATGTTCAGGAAAAGATGTATAAATATAAAGGCTTCTTTATTCAAAAACGTTCTTTGCGTGATTATGATGTCAAACATAGTTCTAATATCTTAGGTTATATCGCTGAAGTTAACAATCGTGATATCTCAAAAAATCCTTATTATCAATCAGGTGATTTTATTGGTCGTCAAGGTGTTGAACAGCAATATGAAGAAGAATTGAGAGGCCAAAGAGGTGTTAAACACTTTTTGAGAGATCGGTTTAATAGAAATATTAAGTCGTTTAAAAACGGTGCTTTTGACACTTTACCTCAAAAAGGAAAGGATATTACTTTAACGATAGATTCAGAATTACAAGCTTATGGTGAGTTATTAATGAAAAATAAACGCGGTGGTATCGTGGCTATTCAACCTTCATCGGGTGAAATATTGAGTTTAGTAACCGCTCCATCTTATGATCCAGACTTGCTAGTTGGACGTAAACGCTCACGTAATTTTACCCGTTTATATTACGATTCAATTTCAAAACCACTTTATAATCGAGCTTTACAGGCGGTTTATCCTCCTGGATCTCCATTTAAAGCTTTGACAGGCTTGATTGCTTTACAAGAAAATGTTGTAGAAGTAGAAGAAAATTTTAAATGTTATGGTGGCTATACTTATGGTCGAGGTGCACGAATGGGCTGCCATGCACATTCTAGTCCAGTAGCCTTAATTTCAGGTATTGCCTATTCTTGTAATACCTATTTTGCTCAAATATACCGAAGAAGTATTGAAAAATTCGATACACCACAAGAAGGAATTGATGTGTGGGCTAAGCATTTAAGAAGTTTTGGCCTTGGTAATTTTCTTGGATATGATTTACCCGTTGGTAGAGCTGGATTAGTGCCAGATGCAGAATATTACAACCGAGCATATAATTACCCTAAATATAAATGGTACGCTACCGCTACACTTTCCAACGCTATTGGTCAAGGTGAAGTTTTAACAACACCAATTCAGTTGGCTAATGTTACAGCGGCTATCGCTAATCGGGGTTGGTTTTATAAACCTCATATCCTAAAAGAAATTGATGGTAAAACTATTACTGAACCTAAATATACCGAGAAGCAATTTACAACTATAAATCAAGAACATTTTGAGCCTATAATTGAAGGAATGCACGATGTGTATAATTACGGCACAGCTCGGTTTTTAAGAATTCCAGGTATTGAAGTTTGTGGAAAAACTGGAACAGCTCAAAATAAAGCAAAAATTAATGGAAAGATTGTCGAGTTAGAAGACCATTCTATTTTTGTTGCTTTTGCTCCCAAAGAAGATCCTAAAATTGCAATTGCAGTTTTCGTTGAAAATGGAGGATATGGCTCAACTTACGCTGGTCGTATTTCAAGCTTGATGATCGAAAAATATCTAAAAGATAAGATTGAACGAACCGATTTAGAGCAATGGATTTTAAACCAAAGCTTAGAAGAAGAATATGCAAAACCATATAAAACTAAAGAATTAGATACAATCAGTCAATAA
- the mreD gene encoding rod shape-determining protein MreD: MKANNRLYHIILFLSVVLAQVFIFDKLIILNNVVPFVYPLFIILQPPHANRIQTLILAFLLGLSIDMFQNTGGMHATASLVIAYFRPQLLHFNFGLSYDYQTLSINNAVFLKKISYVFLVILLHHVILFSLEFFNINLWQLFLKKLITSTLLSVLVNTLILQLLQKQIK; the protein is encoded by the coding sequence ATGAAAGCGAATAATCGGTTATATCATATCATTTTATTTCTCAGTGTTGTATTAGCTCAGGTCTTTATTTTTGATAAATTAATAATTCTAAATAATGTTGTTCCTTTTGTGTATCCTTTGTTTATTATTTTGCAGCCACCACATGCTAATCGAATACAGACTTTAATTCTCGCATTCTTATTAGGGCTAAGTATAGATATGTTTCAAAATACAGGTGGAATGCATGCAACGGCAAGCTTAGTTATTGCCTATTTTAGGCCTCAATTATTACATTTCAATTTTGGGTTAAGTTATGATTATCAAACCTTAAGCATTAACAATGCTGTCTTTTTAAAGAAAATAAGTTACGTCTTTTTAGTAATTTTATTACATCACGTCATTCTATTTTCACTCGAATTTTTTAATATTAACCTATGGCAATTGTTTCTTAAAAAATTAATAACATCAACCTTGTTAAGTGTTTTAGTTAATACTTTAATTCTTCAACTTCTGCAAAAGCAAATTAAGTGA
- the mreC gene encoding rod shape-determining protein MreC, translated as MQQILNFLIKYKVFLVFLLLLVAGLRFTFYAHTYQNTNFVNSTNFISANIYSIQSSVSEYFNLKSQNEVLHQENKLLRERLLNSKGLLPLDTIKPKTAQNLNLNDSLYTIIPAEVVSNNYNNPDNYLLLNKGTNDSIDNELAVFSSLGIIGITEYTSANFSRVISILNRNISINAKLKKSNHFGTLTWDAVSVEVAKLKDVPRSAPIAIGDTIITGGKSFIFPENFPIGTIQDFELIQGYFEIEVKLFNDMTNLGKVYILKRNNKTEAISTLNKDDNESE; from the coding sequence ATGCAGCAAATACTTAATTTTCTTATTAAATATAAGGTGTTTTTAGTATTTCTGTTATTACTAGTTGCAGGTTTAAGGTTTACGTTTTACGCTCACACATATCAAAATACCAACTTTGTAAATTCAACCAACTTTATTAGTGCTAACATTTATAGCATACAGTCTTCGGTTAGCGAATACTTCAATTTAAAATCTCAAAATGAAGTTTTACACCAAGAAAACAAGTTGTTACGTGAACGGCTACTTAATTCAAAAGGATTACTTCCACTTGATACAATAAAGCCTAAAACAGCTCAAAATCTAAATTTAAACGATAGCCTTTATACAATTATACCAGCAGAAGTTGTTTCTAACAACTATAATAATCCAGATAATTACTTGCTGTTAAATAAAGGCACAAATGATAGTATAGACAATGAACTCGCTGTATTTTCAAGCTTAGGAATTATAGGTATTACAGAATATACTTCAGCTAATTTTTCACGAGTTATTTCAATCTTAAACCGTAATATTTCAATAAACGCTAAACTGAAAAAGTCTAATCATTTTGGAACTTTAACCTGGGATGCTGTTTCAGTTGAAGTTGCAAAATTAAAAGATGTTCCTCGATCAGCACCAATAGCTATAGGAGATACAATTATCACAGGTGGAAAATCGTTTATTTTTCCAGAAAACTTTCCCATTGGTACAATACAAGATTTTGAATTAATTCAAGGCTATTTTGAAATAGAGGTTAAACTCTTTAATGACATGACTAATTTAGGTAAAGTTTACATTTTAAAGCGAAACAACAAAACCGAAGCTATAAGTACTCTAAATAAAGACGACAATGAAAGCGAATAA
- a CDS encoding rod shape-determining protein: MGFFDFLTEDIAIDLGTANTLIIHNDKVVVDSPSIVARDRISGKIIAAGKEAAMMQGKTHENIKTIRPLKDGVIADFEASEQMISMFIKEIPALKKRLFTPSLRMVICIPSGITEVEMRAVKDSAERVNGKEVYLIHEPMAAAIGIGVDIMQPKGNMIVDIGGGTTEIAVIALGGIVCDKSVKVAGDVFTNDIIYYMRTQHNLFIGERTAEKIKIQIGSATEDLETTPEDMNVQGRDLLTGKPKQVEISFREIAKALDKSILRIEDAVMETLSQTPPELAADIYNTGIYLAGGGSMLRGLDKRLSQKTDLPVYIAEDPLRAIVRGTGITLKNLERFKPVLIQE, encoded by the coding sequence ATGGGATTTTTTGATTTTTTAACTGAAGATATAGCCATTGATTTAGGAACAGCAAACACACTTATCATCCATAATGATAAAGTAGTTGTTGATAGCCCATCTATTGTTGCTCGTGACCGAATTTCTGGTAAAATTATTGCAGCAGGTAAAGAAGCTGCAATGATGCAAGGTAAAACCCATGAAAATATTAAAACCATAAGGCCTTTAAAAGACGGTGTTATAGCAGATTTTGAAGCGAGTGAACAAATGATTAGTATGTTCATTAAAGAAATACCTGCATTAAAAAAGCGTTTGTTTACACCTTCGTTACGTATGGTTATTTGTATTCCAAGTGGTATAACTGAGGTTGAAATGCGAGCCGTTAAAGATTCAGCTGAACGTGTAAATGGCAAAGAAGTTTATTTAATTCATGAACCTATGGCAGCTGCAATAGGTATTGGCGTAGATATCATGCAGCCAAAAGGGAATATGATTGTTGATATTGGTGGTGGTACCACCGAAATAGCTGTAATTGCTTTAGGTGGTATTGTTTGCGATAAATCGGTTAAGGTCGCTGGTGATGTGTTTACCAATGACATTATCTATTACATGAGGACACAACATAACTTGTTTATTGGTGAGCGTACTGCTGAAAAAATTAAAATTCAGATTGGATCTGCAACCGAAGATTTAGAAACTACTCCCGAAGATATGAATGTTCAAGGTCGTGATTTACTGACAGGAAAACCAAAACAAGTTGAAATTTCTTTTCGAGAAATAGCAAAAGCTCTAGATAAATCTATTTTAAGGATTGAAGACGCTGTTATGGAAACACTCTCTCAAACACCACCAGAACTTGCCGCTGATATTTACAATACGGGAATTTATTTAGCTGGCGGTGGTTCTATGTTAAGAGGTTTAGATAAGCGTCTATCTCAAAAAACAGATTTACCGGTTTATATTGCTGAAGACCCATTAAGAGCAATTGTTCGAGGAACAGGTATTACTTTGAAAAACTTAGAGCGTTTTAAGCCAGTGTTAATTCAAGAATAA